The following nucleotide sequence is from Azoarcus sp. CIB.
CGCCCGGCTCATAGTTCTGAGCCACCACCAGGCGACCGTCCTGCGAGACCGCCCCGCCGATCGAATTGCCCGCCTGCAGGATGCGTCCAGCAATCGTGGCGGTCAGCAGGTCGACCTTGGTGAGCCCGCCATCGCGCCCGAAAACATACGCGTAGCGGCCGTCACGCGAGAAGACCACCGACGCGTGCGACAGGTCGCCGAGGCCCGACACCTGCGCAAGCGACTTGCGGCCGGACGTCTCGATCACCTGCACCTGCCCCGTCGCGCGCTCGATCACCACCCCGAGATCCCCGGTGCCACGCAACGTCGGCTGCGGCGTCGCACACGCCGAAAGGAGCAGGACCGGGACGATCCACCACATGTATTTCACAATCAGGTGCAGCATTTGATCCTCATCTCATATCGAGCCGCACGGACGACGAAAACCCCGCTCAGCGCGAGGCGCCGGGATCCGCCGGAAATCCTTCAGCAAGCCGATCCACGATCCACGCGGCCTCGTCTTCCGCGACGATGCCGCGGAACGGCGGCATCGGCGTGCCGGGGCGACCGCCGAGGATTGTCGCGACGAGGCTCTCGCGTGGCTTGTCGCGCAGGGCCGGGGCCGTCAGCGCGGGCCCCAATCCGCCCTGCAGGGTCAGGCCGTGGCAGGAACCGCAATCCTGGCGCACCAGATGCACCAACTCGCGGATACGCTGGGGCTGCAACTGCGGGGACGCCTCCTGCGCGGCAGCCGGCAATCCCGCGACCATTGCGATAAATGCCATGAAAACCGCCCGATACGTCCCATACGACACACCGTCACCCCCCGAGTATTGAATCACCCGCCCCGTCAGCCACCGCGACGCATTCACGATGCCCGAATCCACGACGGCGCGACAAGTATCAAGCGCACAGCATTCTGCGCTCCTTGATATCGGTTAATTTCCCCGGCGACGAGTAGGGATACAGTGTCGGCGCGAATCAGCTGATTGCCACACAAGAACCAGCCGCGCTGGTACGTCCGCGCGGCGTCCTGGAGAGCCATCCATGAGCATGCACAATCGCGTCGCCGACCTCAGGCAGTGCAGCGCGGGGGACGCATCGCGCCCGACCGGCAAAGTGTATCTGGTGGGAGCCGGCCCCGGCGACCCGGACTTGCTCACACTCAAGGCGGCACGCCTGATCGGCAGCGCCAAGGTGGTCGTGTACGACCACCTCGTCGGCGACGGCGTCCTCGCACTGGTCGGCCCCAACGCCCGCATGATCTATGTCGGCAAGGAGGCCGGCAATCACTCCCTGCCTCAGGATCAGATCAACGGACTACTGGTCGAACTCGCGCGCGCCGGCCTCGACGTAGTGCGACTCAAGGGCGGCGACCCCTTCATGTTCGGCCGCGGCGGCGAGGAGATGGAGGAACTGCTCGAGCACGGCGTCTCGTGCGAAGTCGTGCCCGGCATCACGGCGGCCTGCGGCATCTCCGCCTGCACCGGGATGCCGCTCACGCATCGCGATCACGCTCGGTCGGTGATCTTCACCACCGGCCATCTCAAGGATGGCACCGTAAACCTCGACTGGCCTGCCCTGGCGCGCCCAAACCAGACGGTCGTGATCTACATGGGTCTCGGCGCGCTCGAAATCATCTGCCGCGAACTCATCGCCCACAGCCTGCCCGGCGACACTCCCGCGGCCGTCGTGCATGCCGGCACCACGGACCGGCAAGTCGTCCTCACGGACCGGCTCGACCGGCTCGCAACATCAGTCAAGCGCGCCCGACTCAAGTCGCCGGCGCTGATCATGATCGGCTCGATCGTTTCGCTCCACGCGCTGCTCGGCAAGGAACGACAAACGGAAGAACTTGCGCTGACGGCATGAGCACCCGTCGATAACGTACTTGGCAAACCTCGTGCACAAGTACTTTCTTGTCTTGAAAGGAGATCGGTCATGAGCATGAAGAGTAACTGGATCACCGGTGCATTCTTGGTCGCCAGCCTGCCGCTGGCCATCTCGCAGGCCTTCGCCCAGGACACCGACAAGCACGTCGGTGACACCGAGGCCAAGTACCACGCAGGTGGCTCGCCGATCGCCGACGTCGACCTTTACAAGGACACCAACCCCGAAGCACCGAAAATGAGCAAGGCCGAGTTCGACAAGGCCCGGAACATCTACTTCCAGCGCTGTGCGGGCTGTCACGGCGTGTTGCGCAAGGGCGCGACCGGGAAGCCGCTCACCCCGGACATTACGCTGCCGCGCGGCACCGAATACCTCAAGGTCTTCATCAAGTACGGCTCGCCGGCGGGCATGCCGAACTGGGGCACCTCGGGCGAACTCACCGACGACGAAGTCGACCTGATGGCCCGCTATATCCAGCAGACGGCGCCGACCCCGCCCGAATTCGGCATGCCCGAGATGAAGAACACGTGGAAGGTCATCGTCCCACCGGCGCAACGGCCGACGAAGAAGATGAACAACTACAACATCTCCAACATCTTCTCGACCACCCTGCGTGACAGCGGCGAAGTCGCCCTCATCGACGGCGACACCAAGAAGATCATCAACATCGTCAAGACCGGGTACGCGGTGCACATCTCCCGCATCTCCGCTTCGGGCCGGTATCTCTTCGTGATCGGCCGCGATGCTCGCGTCAATATGATCGACCTGTGGATGGAGAAACCCGACAACGTCGCCGAAATCCGCATCGGCCTCGAAGCGCGTTCGGTCGACACCTCCAAGTTCAAGGGATACGAGGACAAGCTGGCGATCGCCGGCGCCTACTGGCCGCCGCAGTTCGTGATCATGAACGGCGACACCCTCGAGCCGCTGAAGATCGTCTCCACCCGCGGCCTCACCGTCGACACGCAGGAATACCATCCCGAGCCGCGCGTGGCCTCGATCGTCGCCTCGCATTTCAAGCCCGAGTTCGTCGTCAACGTGAAGGAAACGGGCAAGACGCTGATGGTCGACTACTCCGACCTCACCAACCTGAAGATGACCGAGATCGGCTCCGCGCGCTTCCTGCATGACGGCGGCTGGGACCTGTCCAAGCGCTACTTCATGGTGGCCGCGAATCAGTCCAACAAGATCGCCGCGATCGACGCCAAGGAAGGCAAGCTCGCCGGCATGGTCGAAGTGGGCAAGATCCCGCACCCCGGCCGCGGCGCCAACTTCGTCCATCCGAAGTACGGCCCGGTGTGGGCGACCGGCCATCTCGGCGACGA
It contains:
- the cobA gene encoding uroporphyrinogen-III C-methyltransferase; amino-acid sequence: MHNRVADLRQCSAGDASRPTGKVYLVGAGPGDPDLLTLKAARLIGSAKVVVYDHLVGDGVLALVGPNARMIYVGKEAGNHSLPQDQINGLLVELARAGLDVVRLKGGDPFMFGRGGEEMEELLEHGVSCEVVPGITAACGISACTGMPLTHRDHARSVIFTTGHLKDGTVNLDWPALARPNQTVVIYMGLGALEIICRELIAHSLPGDTPAAVVHAGTTDRQVVLTDRLDRLATSVKRARLKSPALIMIGSIVSLHALLGKERQTEELALTA
- a CDS encoding nitrite reductase, which gives rise to MSMKSNWITGAFLVASLPLAISQAFAQDTDKHVGDTEAKYHAGGSPIADVDLYKDTNPEAPKMSKAEFDKARNIYFQRCAGCHGVLRKGATGKPLTPDITLPRGTEYLKVFIKYGSPAGMPNWGTSGELTDDEVDLMARYIQQTAPTPPEFGMPEMKNTWKVIVPPAQRPTKKMNNYNISNIFSTTLRDSGEVALIDGDTKKIINIVKTGYAVHISRISASGRYLFVIGRDARVNMIDLWMEKPDNVAEIRIGLEARSVDTSKFKGYEDKLAIAGAYWPPQFVIMNGDTLEPLKIVSTRGLTVDTQEYHPEPRVASIVASHFKPEFVVNVKETGKTLMVDYSDLTNLKMTEIGSARFLHDGGWDLSKRYFMVAANQSNKIAAIDAKEGKLAGMVEVGKIPHPGRGANFVHPKYGPVWATGHLGDETIALVGTDPKGHKQYAWKLVENLKSQGGGSLFIKTHPKSNHLYVDNPLHPEAKVSQSVAVYDLKNLQAGYKVLPIGEWAGLKDDGAKRVVQPEYNKDGNEVWFSVWSAKDKESAIVVVDDKTLQLKTVIKDPKLITPTGHFNVYNTQHDVY
- a CDS encoding cytochrome c, yielding MVAGLPAAAQEASPQLQPQRIRELVHLVRQDCGSCHGLTLQGGLGPALTAPALRDKPRESLVATILGGRPGTPMPPFRGIVAEDEAAWIVDRLAEGFPADPGASR